In Chryseobacterium oranimense, a single window of DNA contains:
- the ggt gene encoding gamma-glutamyltransferase has product MKKFFIAAVLLASNVYWAQFTDFNIIKEVKVKNKGVVVSAHPLASQAGADIMKMGGNAYDAIVATQYALAVVYPQAGNIGGGGFLVGVKNNGEKFTLDYRETAPKKASRDMYVDKTGKANTDLSQNGRLAVGIPGSIAGFFATLKYCKLPMDKIIQPAIDLAEKGFAITEMEANMLNTHKENFLKHNKSSIAFVKDTPWKAGDLLVQKELAATLKLIQKLGAKGFYEGKTAELMVSEMKKGNGIITLEDLKNYKTAERKPLEFDYKGNRVITMPLPSSGGVLLAQMLTMAGYENLEKYQQNSTEAVQIMTEAERRAFADRAEYMGDPDFIEDKTTYLTSDAYLKNRWKNFSFSKATPSSEVGKIIEQPKESTQTTHISVIDKDGNAASVTTTLNGYYGSKVVVSGAGFFLNNEMDDFSIKPGVPNMFGAVGGEANSIQPNKRMLSSMTPTILLKNGKPYMVVGTPGGTTIPTSVYQSIVNVVDFKLNANISVNAPKFHHQWLPEKITVENNFPESTIEALKSKNYVIEKIKYIGKTELILMDDNGNIHAVADGRGDDSVAVE; this is encoded by the coding sequence ATGAAGAAGTTTTTTATTGCAGCAGTATTGTTGGCTAGTAATGTATACTGGGCTCAGTTTACTGATTTCAACATTATAAAAGAGGTAAAAGTCAAGAATAAGGGTGTAGTGGTTTCTGCCCACCCTCTTGCAAGCCAGGCGGGAGCGGACATTATGAAGATGGGCGGAAATGCTTACGATGCTATTGTAGCAACACAATATGCCCTTGCTGTAGTTTATCCTCAAGCCGGGAATATCGGTGGTGGCGGCTTTCTAGTGGGTGTGAAAAACAATGGTGAAAAATTCACACTGGACTACAGGGAAACAGCTCCCAAAAAAGCTTCCAGAGATATGTATGTTGACAAAACAGGAAAGGCCAACACAGACCTGTCCCAAAACGGAAGACTCGCAGTAGGAATCCCCGGAAGCATAGCAGGATTTTTTGCGACTTTAAAATACTGTAAGCTCCCGATGGACAAAATCATCCAGCCAGCTATTGATCTGGCGGAAAAAGGGTTTGCCATCACGGAAATGGAAGCTAACATGCTGAATACACACAAAGAAAACTTCTTAAAACACAATAAATCTTCTATCGCTTTTGTAAAAGATACTCCCTGGAAAGCAGGTGATCTTCTGGTTCAGAAAGAGCTGGCTGCCACTCTGAAATTAATTCAGAAGCTAGGAGCAAAAGGATTTTATGAAGGCAAAACGGCCGAGCTTATGGTTTCCGAAATGAAAAAAGGTAACGGAATCATTACTTTGGAAGACCTTAAAAACTATAAAACAGCAGAAAGGAAACCTTTAGAATTTGATTATAAAGGAAACCGCGTGATAACAATGCCTCTTCCTTCCAGTGGCGGTGTATTGCTTGCCCAGATGCTGACGATGGCCGGATACGAAAACCTTGAAAAATATCAGCAGAACTCCACAGAGGCCGTACAGATCATGACGGAAGCTGAAAGAAGAGCTTTTGCAGACAGAGCAGAATACATGGGCGACCCTGATTTTATTGAAGATAAAACGACTTACCTGACTTCTGATGCCTATTTAAAAAACAGATGGAAAAACTTCAGCTTCAGTAAAGCTACACCAAGCTCAGAAGTAGGAAAAATCATCGAACAGCCAAAAGAATCGACACAGACCACCCATATTTCCGTTATTGACAAAGACGGAAATGCTGCTTCTGTAACGACTACCCTTAACGGATACTATGGAAGTAAAGTTGTGGTTTCCGGAGCAGGATTCTTCTTGAATAATGAAATGGACGATTTCTCGATCAAGCCCGGTGTCCCTAATATGTTTGGAGCCGTAGGCGGAGAGGCCAATTCCATACAGCCTAATAAAAGAATGCTTTCTTCAATGACTCCTACTATCCTGCTTAAAAACGGAAAACCTTATATGGTAGTGGGAACACCGGGTGGAACTACCATTCCTACTTCCGTTTATCAGTCTATTGTGAATGTGGTAGATTTTAAACTGAATGCGAATATCTCTGTGAATGCCCCAAAGTTTCATCATCAGTGGCTGCCTGAGAAAATTACGGTAGAAAACAATTTCCCTGAAAGTACTATTGAAGCTCTTAAAAGCAAAAATTATGTAATCGAAAAAATAAAATACATCGGAAAAACCGAGCTGATCCTGATGGATGACAATGGAAATATCCATGCTGTGGCAGATGGCCGCGGGGATGATTCGGTTGCGGTGGAATAA
- a CDS encoding NAD-dependent epimerase/dehydratase family protein — protein sequence MESYTERILITGALGQIGTELTNRLVEIHGADNVVASGLDRWQKGITAAGHYERMDVTNTQLVRQVIKDYEITTVYHLASLLSGTSEKQPIFAWKLNLEPLLHFCEMAKEGLLKKIFWPSSIAVFGKGIPKQNVGQDVVLNPTTVYGISKMAGEKWCEYYFDKYGVDVRSIRYPGLISWKTPAGGGTTDYAVEIFYEAIEEGKYTSFISEDTGMPMLYMDDAINATLKLMEAPKESLTVRSSYNLGGMSFTPKELAEEIKKEIPDFSIDYQPDFRQAIADSWPASIDDSVAKKDWGLTYDFGISEMSKDMIKNLRVKLNKN from the coding sequence ATGGAATCCTATACGGAAAGAATACTCATTACAGGTGCTTTGGGACAAATCGGCACCGAACTGACAAACAGACTTGTTGAAATTCATGGAGCTGACAATGTTGTAGCATCAGGACTGGACAGGTGGCAAAAAGGAATTACCGCTGCAGGACATTACGAAAGAATGGATGTTACCAATACGCAGCTGGTAAGACAGGTAATCAAGGATTATGAGATCACTACGGTGTATCACCTGGCTTCTCTTTTATCCGGGACTTCAGAAAAGCAGCCAATTTTCGCCTGGAAACTGAATCTGGAACCTCTTCTTCATTTTTGCGAAATGGCAAAGGAAGGGCTTCTTAAAAAGATTTTCTGGCCAAGTTCAATTGCTGTGTTTGGAAAAGGAATTCCAAAACAGAATGTAGGACAGGATGTTGTTTTAAATCCTACTACCGTATATGGAATCTCTAAAATGGCCGGAGAGAAATGGTGCGAATATTATTTTGATAAATATGGAGTGGATGTAAGAAGTATCAGATACCCCGGACTTATCTCATGGAAGACTCCTGCAGGAGGTGGTACTACCGATTATGCCGTAGAGATTTTTTATGAAGCGATAGAGGAGGGTAAATATACAAGCTTCATTTCTGAAGATACCGGAATGCCGATGTTGTATATGGATGATGCTATTAATGCTACTTTGAAATTAATGGAAGCTCCGAAAGAAAGTCTTACCGTTCGCTCTTCTTATAATTTGGGTGGAATGTCATTTACACCTAAAGAACTGGCAGAAGAAATCAAGAAAGAAATACCTGATTTTTCAATCGATTATCAGCCGGATTTCAGACAGGCAATTGCAGATTCTTGGCCGGCATCTATTGACGATTCTGTAGCGAAAAAAGACTGGGGACTTACTTATGATTTCGGAATTTCTGAAATGTCGAAGGACATGATTAAGAATCTTAGAGTGAAATTAAACAAAAATTAA
- a CDS encoding polysaccharide deacetylase family protein: MILLTFNILNIEAEAKNSSEISDVERLKIAEDNTKAILRILDIHDIKASFFVEISIAEKLQNLIKAISSKGHEIAFYNKSSNLQEIESVKKNIQDLLEKQIRGIRQKDVKLPQENLKSLEFNYVSNIDNADILFPFKRLKRDTEIIEEDGLSIVPESISPYSQLPYNDFVFQILPMKYYQNMVFETLKKDDFVLIYINSWQFTDFKKYRFDIPFYRSLFSGKKMEDKLEALLAWIDENDMATSRMKDYIF, translated from the coding sequence ATGATTTTATTGACTTTTAACATCTTGAATATTGAAGCTGAGGCAAAAAACAGTTCGGAAATTTCTGATGTGGAAAGACTGAAAATTGCAGAAGACAATACAAAAGCTATTCTGCGGATTTTAGATATTCATGATATTAAAGCCAGTTTTTTTGTGGAGATTTCCATCGCAGAAAAACTGCAGAATTTAATAAAAGCAATTTCATCCAAAGGGCATGAAATTGCTTTTTATAATAAGAGCTCCAATCTGCAGGAAATTGAAAGTGTCAAGAAAAATATTCAGGATCTTTTAGAAAAACAGATCAGGGGAATCAGGCAAAAAGATGTTAAACTGCCGCAGGAAAATCTGAAATCTTTGGAGTTCAATTATGTTTCCAATATCGATAATGCAGATATTCTTTTTCCCTTCAAAAGGTTGAAAAGGGATACGGAGATCATTGAAGAAGACGGACTGAGTATCGTGCCTGAAAGCATTTCACCATACAGTCAGCTGCCTTACAATGATTTTGTATTTCAGATCCTGCCGATGAAGTATTATCAGAATATGGTCTTTGAAACCCTTAAAAAGGATGATTTTGTCCTGATCTACATTAATTCCTGGCAATTTACCGATTTTAAAAAGTACAGATTTGACATTCCGTTTTACAGAAGCCTGTTTTCGGGTAAAAAAATGGAGGATAAGCTGGAGGCGCTTCTTGCCTGGATCGATGAGAATGATATGGCTACTTCGCGTATGAAGGATTATATTTTTTAA
- a CDS encoding 3-oxoacyl-ACP synthase III family protein has protein sequence MPNTIIIGSGSYIPNRVIGRDYFMDSEFYTEDGVKIEKPAEETIAKFVEITEIENRRFIEDDLSNSKIGFEAAKAALEDAKVDGEELDYIIYASNFGEVTQNGYADFMPTMAARVKNKLGIKNRKCVTYDMLFGCPGWVEAMILADNLIKAKVAKTILVIGGETLSRVTDPHDRNRMIFADGAGAVVVKATDDENVGIIAHNTICDNGPELNYLANGPSINKDADQTRLFVRMQGRKIYEYALKNVPVAIKETIDEAGLSLEDIDKILIHQANAKMDYAMIERLHKLYDVKEYDHAISPMTIQDFGNTSVATIPTMYDLIIKGKMEGQTFKDKGNIVMTSVGAGMNINAIVYRFP, from the coding sequence ATGCCGAATACGATCATTATTGGTTCCGGGTCCTATATTCCTAACAGAGTTATTGGTAGAGATTATTTCATGGATTCTGAGTTCTACACTGAAGATGGAGTTAAGATTGAGAAACCTGCTGAAGAAACTATCGCGAAGTTTGTAGAAATCACAGAAATAGAAAACAGAAGATTTATTGAAGACGATCTTTCCAACTCGAAGATTGGCTTTGAAGCTGCAAAAGCAGCCCTTGAGGATGCTAAAGTAGATGGAGAAGAGCTGGATTATATTATTTACGCCAGCAACTTCGGTGAAGTTACCCAAAACGGATACGCTGATTTCATGCCTACTATGGCGGCAAGAGTAAAAAACAAACTGGGCATTAAAAACAGAAAGTGCGTTACCTACGATATGCTTTTCGGATGCCCGGGATGGGTGGAAGCGATGATTCTGGCCGATAATTTAATCAAAGCCAAAGTCGCAAAAACCATACTTGTCATCGGAGGAGAAACCCTGAGCCGCGTTACAGACCCGCACGACAGAAACAGAATGATATTTGCTGACGGCGCAGGCGCTGTAGTAGTAAAAGCTACGGATGATGAAAATGTAGGAATTATTGCCCACAATACAATCTGTGACAACGGCCCGGAATTAAATTACCTGGCTAACGGCCCTTCCATCAACAAAGATGCAGACCAGACGCGTTTATTTGTCAGAATGCAGGGAAGAAAAATTTATGAATACGCTCTGAAAAATGTACCTGTAGCCATCAAAGAAACTATCGATGAGGCAGGGCTTTCCCTTGAAGATATCGACAAGATCCTGATTCACCAGGCCAATGCAAAAATGGACTACGCCATGATCGAAAGACTTCACAAGCTTTATGATGTGAAAGAATACGACCATGCCATCTCCCCTATGACAATCCAGGACTTTGGAAATACCTCTGTAGCAACCATTCCTACCATGTATGATTTAATAATTAAAGGAAAAATGGAAGGTCAAACGTTTAAAGATAAAGGTAACATTGTGATGACTTCGGTAGGTGCCGGAATGAACATCAATGCTATCGTGTACAGATTTCCTTAA
- a CDS encoding metallophosphoesterase gives MQRNFLIIAAIFLFLEIYIYQAIRTLTDNFWIRLGYWVVSLAVYGIFAYEVTHFQRSDRSTVRFQIMISLFLIFILPKIFVVLFLLIDDIFRTGGYLIGLTQPNENFFPERRKFLSLVGLGLGGVLSALFIDGITFGKYRHTVRKIKIKIPGLSKSFEGYKVIQISDVHSGSFSDPSKLQHAIDLINEQNPDLVLFTGDMVNNVSDEFKPFIPLFSKIKAKDGKFAVLGNHDYGDYVTWSSADAKKKNLDALIEYERQAGFDMLRNENRVIDRNGEKLYILGVENWGLKPFPQFGKIDDALKGVPESAPKILMSHDPTHFDYVVKKHPGNIHLTLSGHTHGMQFGLDLKNIKWSPVQYRYPKWADLYESEGKMLYVNRGFGVLGYPGRVGVLPEITLFELS, from the coding sequence ATGCAAAGAAATTTTTTAATCATTGCCGCCATCTTCCTGTTCCTGGAGATCTATATCTATCAGGCTATAAGAACATTAACTGATAATTTCTGGATAAGACTCGGTTACTGGGTCGTCTCTTTGGCCGTTTATGGGATCTTTGCCTATGAAGTTACCCATTTCCAAAGATCAGACAGAAGTACAGTCAGATTCCAGATCATGATTTCATTATTTCTGATCTTTATTCTGCCTAAAATCTTTGTAGTCCTGTTTTTGCTGATTGATGACATCTTCAGAACCGGCGGATACCTGATAGGATTAACCCAGCCTAATGAAAACTTCTTCCCCGAAAGAAGAAAGTTCCTGAGCCTGGTAGGCTTAGGTCTTGGCGGTGTTCTTTCAGCTCTTTTCATTGATGGAATTACGTTCGGAAAATACAGGCATACGGTAAGAAAAATAAAAATAAAAATCCCGGGACTATCAAAAAGCTTCGAGGGTTATAAAGTGATCCAGATTTCCGATGTACACAGCGGTAGTTTTTCCGATCCATCCAAACTGCAGCATGCTATTGATCTTATCAATGAGCAGAATCCTGATCTTGTCCTTTTCACCGGGGATATGGTGAATAATGTTTCGGATGAATTCAAGCCTTTTATCCCGCTATTTTCAAAAATTAAAGCAAAAGACGGCAAGTTTGCAGTTCTTGGAAACCACGATTACGGAGATTACGTAACATGGTCCTCTGCTGATGCTAAAAAGAAGAATCTGGACGCACTTATCGAATACGAAAGACAAGCCGGTTTTGATATGCTGAGAAACGAGAACAGGGTAATAGACAGAAACGGAGAAAAGCTTTACATTCTCGGGGTTGAAAACTGGGGACTGAAACCCTTCCCTCAATTCGGTAAAATTGATGACGCTTTAAAAGGAGTACCGGAATCCGCTCCGAAAATCCTGATGAGTCATGACCCCACCCACTTTGATTATGTAGTCAAAAAACACCCGGGAAACATTCATTTAACTCTTTCAGGACACACTCACGGTATGCAGTTCGGTCTAGATCTGAAAAACATCAAATGGTCTCCGGTACAGTACCGTTATCCGAAATGGGCCGATTTGTATGAAAGTGAAGGAAAAATGTTGTATGTAAACAGGGGGTTTGGAGTTTTGGGTTATCCGGGGAGAGTTGGGGTTTTGCCGGAAATAACACTTTTTGAGCTGTCTTAA
- a CDS encoding dicarboxylate/amino acid:cation symporter, translating into MKAKHFYHQLYFQVIIAIAAGILLGRFYPELGEKMKPLGDGFIKLVKMIIAPVIFITLTLGIAHMTDLKKVGRIAVKAMIYFFTFSTLALIIGLIVGNLLQPGHGLNVDPATLSGDVSQYQQKAHETTLTGFIMNIIPETLFSPLVGENILQVLLVAILMGVALVLTKEKSQKVTDFLQDLSTPIFKIVHLLMKLAPIGAFGAMAFTIGKYGLHSVLNLIYLVGTFYITSILFVVLVLGAVAWYNGFNIFKLMFYLKEELLLVLGTSSSESALPGIMEKLEKAGCSRAIVGLVVPTGYSFNLDGTNIYMTLASLFIAQALNIHLPLEKQLILLLVAMLSSKGAAGVTGAGFVTLAATLAVVPEIPIAGMTLILGIDKFMSECRALTNVIGNSVATVVVANWEKQLDKTQLQYCLDHPTEIEKKLEA; encoded by the coding sequence TTGAAGGCAAAACACTTTTATCATCAGCTTTATTTTCAAGTCATTATTGCTATTGCAGCAGGTATACTTTTAGGCAGATTTTATCCTGAACTGGGTGAAAAAATGAAACCGCTGGGTGATGGGTTCATCAAGCTAGTGAAAATGATTATAGCCCCGGTAATTTTCATTACTTTAACGCTTGGAATCGCGCATATGACTGACCTTAAAAAAGTCGGGCGTATTGCTGTAAAAGCAATGATCTATTTCTTTACCTTTTCAACCTTAGCATTGATCATCGGCTTAATTGTAGGAAACCTCTTGCAGCCGGGACACGGCTTAAACGTTGACCCTGCCACTCTTTCCGGAGATGTTTCGCAGTATCAGCAAAAAGCACATGAAACTACGCTGACCGGTTTTATCATGAATATTATTCCTGAAACGCTTTTTAGCCCGCTGGTTGGAGAAAACATACTGCAGGTATTGCTTGTAGCCATTTTAATGGGTGTTGCACTGGTTTTAACCAAAGAAAAAAGCCAGAAAGTAACCGATTTTTTACAGGATCTGTCGACCCCGATATTCAAAATTGTTCACTTACTGATGAAGCTGGCCCCGATCGGAGCTTTTGGCGCCATGGCATTCACCATTGGAAAATATGGTCTTCATTCGGTACTGAATCTTATATATCTAGTGGGAACATTTTATATTACTTCTATTCTTTTTGTAGTATTGGTTTTGGGTGCCGTAGCCTGGTATAACGGGTTCAATATTTTTAAGCTGATGTTTTACCTGAAAGAAGAACTGCTGTTGGTTTTAGGAACCAGCTCTTCTGAATCGGCTCTTCCGGGAATTATGGAAAAACTGGAGAAAGCGGGCTGCTCAAGAGCTATTGTAGGTCTTGTAGTTCCTACAGGATATTCTTTTAATCTGGATGGAACCAATATTTATATGACACTGGCATCTCTTTTTATCGCTCAGGCTCTGAATATTCATCTTCCTCTGGAAAAACAATTAATACTGCTTTTGGTGGCCATGCTCAGTTCAAAGGGTGCTGCAGGAGTTACAGGAGCAGGCTTCGTTACTCTGGCGGCAACTTTAGCTGTAGTTCCTGAAATTCCTATTGCAGGAATGACTTTGATCCTGGGAATTGATAAATTTATGAGTGAATGCAGAGCGCTAACAAACGTTATAGGAAATTCTGTAGCCACTGTAGTGGTTGCCAATTGGGAAAAACAGCTGGATAAGACCCAGCTTCAGTACTGCCTGGATCATCCGACTGAAATAGAGAAAAAACTGGAAGCATAG
- a CDS encoding TonB-dependent receptor plug domain-containing protein, producing MKKNYQKIALLGVLFFISANASAQTNDSIKTNQVDEVKISIGSRNKARVATDTPVPVDVINIGSQSVLSPQTDLNQILNYAAPSFTSNSTTVADGTDHVDPAQLRGLGPDQVLVLLNGKRRHTSSLVNINGSPGRGSVGTDLNAIPAFAIERLEVLRDGASAQYGSDAIAGVINVIMKKNTNAFTAAVTAGAFNSKGSNDHHGGWDGGKYQVDLNYGTKLGTGGFINFTASLLSRDDTRRAMAATGDIFNAYNAIEQRALENGVNISSLFGNISNTPNTQQIINYIHQFAPQVGYFTAQQQADIQSANTITQLQNLLKVNVTEDELAYRKLTRDDFNMRVGQSKLTSGQFFMNSEFDLSSSVKGYAFGGISYRDGNAAGFFRRPNQNRTSTSLYPNGFLPEIASDVIDLSFAGGFKGKLGNINYDISNTFGQNTFDYTIKNTANASMLYPSKTEFDAGGLSFMQNTINADFDTKVDWLKGFNIAFGAEARFERYKIKNGEEASWALYDINGGIQTLSTAVSLKPTDFLGATRPGGSQVFPGFRPENALNKGRQSVAAYVDTELDVTDKWLLSAALRYENYSDFGSTFNYKIATRYKLTDQINLRAAHSTGFRAPSLQQIYFNATATQFVGGTAFEVGTFSNDSEVARLLGIPQLKQEESTSYSAGFTAKIPQANLTFTVDGYYIKIKNRVVLTDQFSRPSGVYPPGSDLGIVQATFDRANANAATFFANAIDTQTKGIEGVISHRARFSEGISLNSDLAVTVSKTNRVGDIHGSDILIKAGQVNRYYSESSRIYLEEAVPRFKASINNALEISRFNVLLRNVYFGKVTDPNVMDANGDGIISGEIINGQAVATEHPVWGGKVITDLSVGYKFSNQFRLTIGANNLFDVYPDKNYGPAIVKTPALDSSGNLVYVANAAPIDLTNQNQFVYSRNTSQFGMNGRFLFARVNLSF from the coding sequence ATGAAAAAAAATTACCAGAAAATTGCTTTGCTTGGAGTATTGTTTTTTATTTCAGCAAATGCCAGTGCCCAAACCAATGATTCTATAAAGACAAACCAGGTGGATGAAGTAAAGATCTCCATTGGCTCAAGAAATAAAGCCCGGGTTGCTACTGATACTCCTGTTCCTGTAGATGTTATTAACATTGGATCTCAATCGGTTTTAAGCCCACAGACAGATCTCAATCAGATTTTGAATTACGCGGCACCTTCTTTTACCTCTAACTCAACAACTGTAGCCGATGGAACAGACCATGTGGACCCAGCTCAATTAAGAGGACTCGGACCTGACCAGGTATTGGTTCTACTTAATGGAAAAAGAAGACATACCTCTTCTTTGGTCAACATCAATGGTTCACCGGGCAGAGGATCAGTAGGCACCGATCTCAATGCTATTCCCGCATTTGCTATTGAAAGATTAGAGGTGTTGAGAGACGGAGCTTCTGCACAATATGGCTCTGATGCCATTGCAGGGGTTATCAACGTCATTATGAAGAAAAATACCAATGCTTTTACAGCAGCTGTTACAGCGGGAGCTTTTAATTCAAAAGGATCGAATGACCATCATGGAGGCTGGGACGGCGGAAAATACCAGGTAGATCTTAATTATGGAACTAAACTCGGAACAGGCGGATTTATCAATTTTACGGCAAGTTTATTAAGCCGAGACGATACCAGAAGAGCTATGGCCGCTACCGGAGATATTTTTAATGCCTATAATGCCATTGAGCAGAGAGCATTGGAAAACGGCGTGAATATTTCTTCACTTTTTGGTAACATTAGTAATACTCCAAATACACAGCAGATTATCAATTATATTCATCAGTTTGCTCCGCAGGTCGGCTATTTTACAGCCCAGCAGCAAGCTGATATTCAGTCTGCTAACACAATTACTCAATTGCAGAACCTGTTGAAGGTTAATGTAACTGAAGATGAGCTGGCTTACAGGAAATTAACAAGAGATGATTTTAATATGAGGGTAGGACAGTCGAAACTGACATCCGGCCAGTTTTTTATGAATTCTGAATTTGATCTTTCTTCATCAGTGAAGGGATATGCATTTGGGGGAATTTCTTACAGAGACGGTAATGCGGCCGGTTTTTTCAGGAGACCTAACCAGAACAGGACTTCCACTTCATTGTATCCAAATGGTTTCTTGCCTGAAATAGCCTCTGATGTTATCGACCTTTCTTTTGCAGGTGGATTTAAAGGAAAATTGGGAAATATCAATTACGATATCAGCAACACTTTTGGTCAGAATACTTTTGATTACACCATTAAGAATACTGCCAATGCATCCATGCTTTATCCTAGTAAAACAGAATTTGATGCAGGAGGATTAAGCTTTATGCAGAATACGATCAATGCAGATTTTGATACAAAAGTTGACTGGCTGAAAGGCTTTAACATAGCTTTCGGAGCAGAGGCAAGGTTTGAACGGTATAAGATAAAAAACGGAGAAGAGGCATCATGGGCACTTTATGATATTAACGGAGGAATCCAGACACTGTCAACTGCTGTTTCTCTGAAACCCACTGATTTTTTAGGAGCTACGAGACCTGGCGGATCACAGGTATTTCCAGGTTTCAGGCCTGAAAATGCTTTAAATAAAGGAAGGCAGTCTGTCGCAGCTTATGTGGATACCGAACTGGATGTTACGGATAAGTGGCTTTTGAGTGCGGCTTTGCGTTATGAAAATTATTCAGACTTTGGATCCACATTTAATTATAAAATTGCAACACGGTATAAGCTGACTGATCAGATTAATTTAAGAGCAGCTCATTCTACGGGCTTCAGAGCGCCTTCTTTGCAGCAGATTTATTTCAATGCCACTGCAACCCAGTTTGTTGGCGGTACTGCATTTGAGGTAGGGACATTTTCAAATGATTCAGAAGTTGCTAGGCTCCTAGGCATTCCACAGTTGAAACAGGAAGAATCAACAAGCTATTCTGCAGGGTTTACCGCAAAAATTCCACAAGCCAATCTTACCTTTACCGTTGATGGGTATTATATTAAAATTAAGAACAGAGTGGTTCTTACTGATCAGTTTTCAAGACCATCAGGAGTTTATCCGCCGGGAAGTGATCTTGGAATTGTACAAGCTACCTTTGATAGAGCTAATGCTAATGCTGCTACATTCTTTGCTAATGCTATAGATACCCAGACTAAAGGTATTGAAGGGGTAATTTCACATAGAGCAAGGTTTTCGGAAGGAATTTCTTTGAACTCGGATTTGGCTGTTACAGTGTCGAAAACTAACAGGGTAGGAGATATTCATGGTTCTGATATTTTGATTAAGGCTGGGCAGGTCAACCGTTATTACTCGGAATCGAGCAGAATTTATCTTGAAGAGGCTGTACCAAGATTTAAAGCTTCTATTAATAATGCTTTAGAAATTAGCAGGTTCAATGTGCTTCTTAGAAATGTGTATTTCGGAAAAGTTACCGACCCGAATGTGATGGATGCTAACGGAGATGGTATTATAAGCGGTGAGATTATCAACGGCCAGGCTGTTGCCACAGAACATCCTGTTTGGGGTGGTAAAGTGATTACCGACCTATCGGTGGGCTATAAATTCAGCAACCAGTTCAGGCTGACTATTGGAGCAAACAACTTATTTGATGTTTATCCGGATAAAAATTACGGGCCTGCTATTGTGAAAACACCTGCTCTGGATAGTTCAGGTAACCTGGTTTATGTGGCTAATGCTGCTCCTATAGACCTTACCAATCAGAATCAGTTTGTTTACTCAAGAAATACATCCCAGTTTGGAATGAACGGAAGGTTTCTTTTTGCCAGGGTTAACCTGAGCTTTTAA
- the ubiE gene encoding bifunctional demethylmenaquinone methyltransferase/2-methoxy-6-polyprenyl-1,4-benzoquinol methylase UbiE, with amino-acid sequence MTKDITKVTPYNSEATKKSQVEDMFDNIAPKYDLLNHVLSMKIDVLWRNTLVKMMKKDNPQEVLDVATGTGDLAITIEKGTGAKVIGLDLSQQMLNVGVIKIKKLKLDGKISMQKGDAENLPFEDNRFDAVSVAFGVRNFENLTKGLAELRRVVKDNKSVYILEFSKVEGFLGPFYMFYFKNILPAIGRLVSKDNRAYTYLPDSVNAFPFGEKMKQILLDTGFKKVEYKKLSLGIATIYKATK; translated from the coding sequence TTGACAAAAGATATTACCAAAGTTACTCCCTATAATTCCGAGGCTACCAAAAAAAGCCAGGTAGAGGATATGTTCGACAATATTGCACCGAAGTATGACCTTCTGAATCATGTTTTATCTATGAAAATTGATGTTTTATGGAGAAATACATTGGTGAAAATGATGAAAAAAGACAACCCGCAGGAAGTGCTGGATGTGGCTACAGGAACGGGAGATTTAGCAATCACGATAGAAAAAGGAACCGGTGCGAAAGTAATTGGTTTAGATTTATCACAACAAATGCTGAATGTTGGCGTTATTAAAATAAAAAAACTTAAATTAGACGGCAAAATTTCCATGCAAAAAGGGGATGCAGAAAATTTACCTTTCGAGGACAATAGATTCGATGCGGTTTCCGTTGCATTTGGAGTAAGGAATTTTGAAAACCTTACCAAAGGTTTGGCAGAATTAAGAAGAGTAGTTAAAGATAACAAGAGTGTTTATATACTGGAGTTTTCAAAGGTTGAGGGGTTCTTAGGTCCATTCTATATGTTTTACTTCAAAAACATATTACCTGCCATCGGCAGACTGGTTTCCAAAGATAATAGGGCATATACATACCTTCCGGATTCTGTAAATGCTTTTCCTTTCGGGGAAAAGATGAAGCAAATTCTTTTAGATACAGGATTTAAGAAAGTAGAATATAAAAAACTAAGTTTAGGTATAGCCACAATTTATAAAGCAACAAAGTAA